A region of the Chryseobacterium cucumeris genome:
ATTTCAATTCTGAAAGCCAGCCTGTCATTGTAAAAGCTTTTGAATGGTTTAGAGTCAACGGAGTTCAGATTAATTTTGGATTCCAGATTGATCAGCTTTCTTTAATGATGGTAATGATCATTACGGGTATCGGTTCACTGATCCACTTATACTCTATCGGATATATGAGTCATGATAAAGGATTCTACAAGTTTTTTACTTACCTGAATCTTTTCATCTTCTCGATGTTACTTTTAGTAATGGGAAGCAACTACCTTATCCTGTTCATTGGATGGGAAGGTGTAGGTCTTTGTTCTTACCTGTTGATCGGATTCTGGTATACCAACGAAGAATATGGTAAAGCAGCAAGAAAAGCTTTCATCATGAACAGAATTGGTGACCTTGCGTTATTGATCGGTATCTTCATGATCGCTTCTCAAACCAATGCTGTAGATTATCTTTCTGTAGCAGAAAACGCTTCAAAATTTGAATTAGACGGAACAGTGATTATCTTTATCACAGCGAGTTTATTCATCGGTGCTACCGGTAAATCTGCTCAGGTTCCATTATATACATGGTTACCGGATGCGATGGCGGGACCAACTCCTGTATCAGCGTTGATCCACGCGGCAACGATGGTAACAGCAGGTATCTATTTGGTAGTAAGATCCAATTTCTTATTTACTTTAGCACCAACTGTACAGGGAGGAATTTTATTCATCGGCTTCTTAACCGCTGCTTTGGCAGGGTTCTATGCACTTCGTCAAAACGATATCAAAAAAGTGTTGGCTTATTCTACTGTTTCACAGCTTGGATTTATGTTCATCGCTTTAGGTCTTGGTGCCTATACAACAGCAATGTTCCACGTAATGACACACGCATTCTTTAAAGCGTTATTATTCTTAGGTGCAGGTTCTGTAATCCATGCTATGAGCAACGAACAGGATATGCGTTTCATGGGAGGCCTTAAAAAATATATTCCTCTTACCCACGCTACATTCCTTATCGGAACATTAGCCATCTCAGGTTTCCCTTTATTATCGGGTATGATCTCTAAAGACGAAATTTTAGTAGCAGCTTTCGCTAAAAACCCGATTTACTGGGTAATCTTATTTGTTTTAGCGGCAATGACTGCAACGTATATGTTCAGACTATACTACCTGACATTCCATGGAGAATTCAGAGGTACTGAAGAACAGAAACACCACTTACATGAAAGTCCGTCAAATATGACATTACCATTGATCGTATTGGCAATTCTTTCTGTAATCGGAGGTTTTATCAACCTGCCACACTTCATCGGTCACGGGCATTATGCCAAACTGATGGAATGGTTAAAGCCGGTTCTTACGGAACAAAGCTACAGCCAGATGGAAGCTACTCTTTCAGGAGTACCTTTCAATACTGAAATGATCTTATTAGCAGCTACAGTCTTGATGTTTTTCACTGTATGGTTCATCGTTAGAAATACTTATGTAAGTAAGAAAAAGATGGCTGTTGCAGAGGAAAACTATACCGGATGGGAAAAGCTTTCTGCTAAGAAATTATACGTTGACGAACTTTACAACGCATTGATTGTAAAAACTGTTGAAGGATTAGGACGCGGAGGAAAAATGTTTGATAAGGGTATCTTAGACCGTTTTGTAAACTTTGTAGGTGATGGTGCTGAAGACAGCGGAAAAGCTATGAAGCGTTTACAGAACGGAAATGTAGAGACATATATCCTTATCATGTCTTTAGCGGTGGGAATTATATTAATTGTTAACTTTTTATTACAATAATAATGTCTTGTTTGTTATTAACATTATTACTATTACCTCTAGTAGGTTCGGGATTAGTTTTTGCCTGGAAGAATAATTCCAGCAAATATTTGGCGCTTGGAATTGCATTGGTACAAATGCTCCTTACGTTCTACGTACTTTCGGATTTTGATTTTACTCCGACAGTAGACAGCGTATTGCAGCATGAGATCAATTATCCATGGTCACAATTTATGAAGAGCTCTCTTCACTTCGGTATCGATGGAATGAGCATGCTTCTTTTATTACTGACCAATATTCTGGCTCCAATCATTATTTTATCATCTTTCAACGAAAATCTAAACTATAGAAATACATTCTACGGACTGATTCTATTGATGCAGTTTGGTCTTGTAGGAGTATTCACTTCTTTAGACGGATTGTTATTCTACATTTTCTGGGAAGTAACTTTGATTCCAATTTGGTTCATTGCCGGACTTTGGGGACAAGAGAATAAAAGGTTTGAGTTCACTACGAAATTCTTCGTATATACATTCGTGGGATCATTATTTATGTTAGCCGGATTGATCTATGTGTACAACCACTCTGCATCATTCGCTTTAACTGATCTATACAATGCACAGCTTAACGAAGTACAGCAGACTGTGGTATTCTGGTTTATTTTCTTTGCTTTTGCAGTGAAATTACCGGTATTCCCTTTCCATACATGGCAGCCTGACACCTATACCTACTCTCCTACTCAGGGATCCATGTTATTATCAGGGATCATGCTGAAGATGGCAGTATATGGTGTAATGCGTTATTTACTTCCAATCACTCCGCTTCCGATTGCCGGAATTTCCGGACAGATCGTAATTATTCTTGCTATTGTAGGAATTGTTCACGGAGCTTTGATCGCTATTATCCAGACGGATATGAAGAGAATCATTGCATACTCTTCCTTCTCTCACGTAGGATTGATGGTAGCAGGGATCTTCGCTTCAGCAGTAGTTACTTTAAGAGGAACTTTCAATGTAGAAGGTGCTGAAGGAGCTTTGGTACAGACATTTGCTCACGGTATCAACGTGGTAGGATTATTCTACTGTTGTGATATTTTATATAAGAGATTTAAATCAAGAGACATCAGACAAATGGGTGGTCTAGCTAAAGTAGCACCTAAGTTTGCGGTGTTGTTCCTGATCATTATATTAGGTTCAATGGGAGTTCCATTAACCAATGGATTCATCGGGGAATTTATTTTGTTGAAATCGGTTTATGATTTTAACGGAACAGCAGCAGTAATTGCTGGTCTTACGGTAATTCTTTGTGCGGTATATTTATTAAGATTCTACGGAAAAGCAATGTTTGGAGAAGGAGATGAAGCCGTTTTAAGTACAGCAAAAGATTTATCAGGCGTAGAATTTTCTGTATTGGCAAGTTTAGCGGTTTTTGTGATTTTACTAGGTATTTTCCCACAACCGGTAATCGACATGGTGAGTAGTTCGGTGAAGTTTATCTACCAATCAATGGTAAGTTAATTTGATATTTTAAGAAATGAGTGTTTTAATTATTGTTTTCCTAACGGCAGTTATTGCGTTATTTTCAGGAGTTTTTGAACAAGGAAAATTCGCAAGATACATTGGGATTTTGGGATTAATCATCGCATTGTACGTAAGTTTTATGCCGGAATGTTCGTTTTTCGACCATTACAAGCATATGTATGAGTACAGTGACAATACCGCATTATTCACTAAAATATCAATCGTAACAACATTATTGTTATTCTTCCTGGGCGGTTTTGCTTTCAGCAACCACAGAAGCCACCAGTCAGAATTATATGCATTGATGCTATTCGCATTATGTGGAGGGATCATCCTTTTCGGATACCAGAACCTGGTGACGATGTTCTTAGGAGTTGAGATCCTTTCTATTCCATTATATGTAATGGCTGGAGCTAACAAAACGGATTTAAGATCCAACGAAGCTTCTATTAAATATTTCCTTATGGGTGCATTCGCAACAGGTTTCTTACTGTTCGGGATTGCGTTCATCTATGGAAGTGCAGGAAGTTTTGATCTGTACAAAATCCACGATTTCGGGGTAGCCAATTCAGGGAATGTAATGTTCATCTTAGGAGTATTACTAATTCTTTGCGCATTGGCATTCAAGGTAGCTTTAGCACCTTTCCATATGTGGAGCCCTGATGTATATGCAGGTTCTCCTTCATTAATCACAGCTTTCATGGCGAGTGTAGTAAAGATCTCAGGATTCTTTGCCCTGTTCAGATTGATGACGCTTGGTTTCGCTGGGGTAACTCACGAGTGGATTAATGTTTTAGGTGTATTCTTAATCATTACATTACTTTTGGCAAACGTTATGGGTCTTGCTCAGACGAATGCAAAAAGAATGCTGGCATACTCTTCAGTATCTCACGCAGGATATATCGGATTGGTATTCTTCGGAATGACAAGCCTTTCTACTTATAACCTTGCCTTCTATCTGTTTGCTTACTCTTTATCTACAGTAGGAGTTTTCATGTGTCTGATCTGGGTAGAGAAATTAAAGAGAGAAACGTCTTTCGGAGCTTTCAAAGGATTGGCGAAAACTGAACCTTTATTAGCAACAGCTGCAACAATCTCTATGCTTTCAATGGCAGGAGTTCCGTTAACAGCTGGTTTCATGGGGAAATTTGCTTTATTCTCCCAGGCTATGAACGGTGCAGCTTTCTTAGTATTGGTAGCAGTATTAGGTTCTGCCCTGTCTATTGCTTACTATTTAAGACTGATCATTGCGATGTTCTTCTTTAAAGAATCAACATTCAAATCATCAGAAAAAGTAACTCTTACATACAATATCATTGCAGTAATTGTTATTGCTCTGATCATCATCCTAGGAATTTTCCCGGATTTATTTGCAAGAATGTTTGAATTGTAAAATCTGAATTTTAAAATATAAAAAGCACAACTCTTCGGTTGTGCTTTTTTATTATCCTTCAAATAATGAACATCTCATCCCAAAAACTTTAATTTTTATTTATCAATAAATCTATAATCTGTCTGTATAAAAAACAGTAAAGAATTATAAAATACCTTGCAGAGTTTCCCAAAGCACCTGCAAATTATGTACAATAAAATAAAAATTACACACGATCAATATTCTGCTTTTTTCATAACTTTACTTTAAATTTTTCAGCTCTTGGCTAATCTCTATAAAAAAGACTCTCCCTTTCAGGTTTATATATCATTCAAAAAATATTTGGATGTTCTGGAACATATCCGGTATAATGACAGACTGGAATACAGGGTCAATTATGCAGAGTCATTACTAGAGAGCACCAGAAATTTTAAAGACCTTAGAGAAGGCTTTCAGGATACAGCCCTTCTTGAAAAATACGAAGACCTCATCAGGCTGCTTCTTGCAGACCTTTTCCCGACAGGCCTCACCAGAAACGAAATAAAAGCGGCAAGTATTCCGCTTTCCAACATTACCTTTAACTATACCGAAAGATTTAAAGATATTCTGAAAGATGCAGGAAAAGATTTCGAAATAGAACTCAGGAATATTTCAGATAACGAATTCTATGTATTTTGCTGCTGTCTGATTCTTCAGAGCTATTTCAAAAAAGATATTAAAAGTACAATTCCGTTTTATTATGACATCCCGAATAAGCAGGGAATCATGAAGCATTATAAAATTACGGTCAATTCAGATTTTACGGAAATTACTCCTACAGAAGATGCCAAAATTCCATCTGATGATATTCTGGATATGCTTTTGGAAAATCTTGATGATTTTAAACTCTGGAAAAAGTATTTCCCTTCACAATCGTGGATACTGAAAGGATTTACCATCATTTCACTGGTAGACTGTACCTCTGAAGTGGCCCTTTCCGATCTGAAATCCAGCATGATTGAAATTGATCCGGAAAATATGAATCCCAATGAAAATCTGACTGAAATTTTCAAATCCTATTTTGATGTTCCGGAACTCAACTTCGGGTTGATGACGTTCAACAAAAAGGAACAGAAACTTGATAAACTTCCGATTTACGAAAGTCTTCTCACAAATCACATCCTTGATTTCTGGATCAATGCATTTGATGAAGAAACCCGTAAGAGTACCTTCAATAATTTAAATCATAATTCAAAGCCTGTAGTTGTTTCCAATGTAAACAACCTGGAAGAGAATGTCAAGCTGCTTCCTTCCTTCAGTATTTTAAAAGACAATAATGTCAACAGTTTCATGGTAATTCCTATCATGAAAGATGGAGAACTCCTTGCGATCATGGAATTCACCTCTCCGATTGCCGGAAGTTTCAATGGCTTAAAACTTAAAAAACTGGAGTTTTTCACTGATATGGTTCTCTTCTCTCTGAACAGGTTTTACTTTGAGAAAAACTATCAGATAGAAGCCATTATTCAGCGTGAGTATACAACCATCCACGACAGTGTGGTCTGGAAGTTCAGAAATGAAGCTGAGAAATATTTTACGGCATCGCTCGGAAAAAAAATATATACTTTAAAACAGATTGCATTCAAAAATCTTACCCCGTTGTTTGGGGTTTCGGATATCCGTTCTTCTTCTGAAAAGCGTTTTAATCTGATGCTGCAGGATCTCAACCAGCAGATTGAATGGCTGAACGAAATTCTGACACTCACCAACTCGGATTCCGAAAAATTTATACTTGCACTGGATGTTTTTGAAAATGAGATCAACAATGAGATCAAAGCGGATACGGAACAACGTTTTCAGAGATTATTAAGGGAAGAAATTCATCCTTTTTTACAGGGAAAACTGGAAGTAAGAACCTCCAGAGAAATAAAAACAAAAATTAAAGACTACTTTTCACATATCTTTACTTCTACGGATCTGTTTTATCACCACAGAAAAAACCTTGATGATTCTATTACGCTTGTTAACCGGAAACTGGCAGATATGCTGGATGAAAGCCAGGTAAAAGCACAGGAAATTTTTCCGCATTATTATGAAAGGTTTAAATCTGACGGTGTGGAACATAATCTGTATATTGGTTCTACCATCGCTCCTGAGCTGCACTATACTTCAAAAGTAGTCCACAAACTGAGATACTGGCAATTGAAAACCATCTGTAAAATGGAACTTGAATTTCAGTCGTTCAAAAAGTATCTTCCGGTACCACTTGATATTGCTTCACTGATTTTCGTCTATAATGAAAAAATAGACATCCGTTTCAGAATGGATGAAAAACGTTTTGATGTAGACGGAGCCTACAATTCCTATTACGAGATTATTAAAAAACGTCTGGATAAAGCCCATGTGAAAGATTCTTCCGAGCGTATCACCGCTCCCGGAAAAATCACCATTGTCTATTTCGGAATGGAAAATCAGAAGGAATATTTAGATTATATTTCGAAACTCCAGAAAAAAGAGGTTTTGCAGCATGACGTAGAATTTTTAAGAGTAGAGGATCTTCAGGGAATCACTGGATTGCTGGCGTTAAGGGTTTCTTTTACACTTCCGCAGGAATAAAAATGATGCTTCTTTAATCCACAAAATAAGTATCCGGCTTCTTCAATTCCCCTTGAGGAATTCCTGCCTGCTCAAAAATAGAAAACTCAATCGTACGGCAGATGCTGTTCAGGGCAAGGTCATTTTCCTCTTCACCAAAAGGTTCACCAATCTCCTGAATAATGGCATCAAGAGCAATAAAGGTATAGCTGATCAGCAGAACGATCAATGGCATCATCCATCCCAACGTATCTACCAGCCCGAAAGGAAGCCAGAAACAATATAAATAAACGGTACGATGCAGCAAAACACTGTAAGCAAAGGGTAATGGTGTATTGTAAATCCTCTCACACCCACCGGAAATATTGGAAAACTGGTTCAGCTGATGATCCATGGAAGTCATGACAATGGTATCTATATTTCCTTTTTTATTCTGTTCGCTAAGCCAGTCTGCAATAAAACCAAGAATACTGTTGGGAATGAATTTTTTGTTCTTTACTTTTTCCAATTGTTCTGATGAAAGCAGTCTCTCAAGATGTTCTGTACCAGATTTATCTCTCAGCTGAAAGTTCAGTGACCATGCAAATGCAGAGATCAGCTTGATGATTTTCTCTTTTTCCTCTTTAGCTTCAGGCGAAGAATCCTTTACCAGCGATAGGATCTGTCTTGTAAGGGATCTGGTTTCAATGACCAGTAATCCCCAGAGTTTCCGCCCTTCCCAGAAACGGTCATAGCTTGCAGAATTACAGAATCCCATAAAAATGGCAAGTGCCAGTCCTATCAATGTAAAAATGGTAGGATTAAGATGCACTTTATAGTCAAAGATTTTTCCTTTGAAAAAGTAAATAGCCAGGGAAAACAGCGTGATAATGGTAAGCTGAACAACAATTTTCTTTAATACGGATCCTCTCCATATAAATAACATTTTCAGCCAATTCGTACGCTCTCTGACGATCATTTGTGTGGATGTTTATTAATTAAAGACTAAGAAAAGCCACCCCGAAAGATAAAACGGAAATAATAATTCCAGCCATAAAAATCTTGTAGGTAATGGATAAAAGCCTGTACTTCCTGTTAAGAACTTTCCCGAGAAAATACAAATCCTTCACCATTGAGTCATAAATATAATCTCGGTCTTTAATAAGGTCTTTCATCGCATTATTATAATCGTCAAACAACATCTGATGAAAGTTTCCAAAGAACAGCAGGTTTACTTTTCTGTTGGCAATATCCTGAGAAGTAAATGTTGATTTTGTTACATTCGGTTTCGTAGACAAAATCGCAAATATGATCGTCAGTACACTTGACAGCAATAGTATGAAACTTGGAAGAATCAGATGTGAATTTTTAGGAGCATCCAGCTTCGGCACAAGCACGGAAAGACACACTGAAATAATAATGGCATTTACCGATAAAAGAATATTGGCTTTGCTGTCTGCAATGTCACTTAGTCTCGTATGATTGTTCAGTGTCACCCTGAATAAGGTATCTACACTTCTGTCCGATTTTTCTTTTTCTTTTTTACCTTCCGAAGCCTCCTTTTTGTTTTCTTTTTTCTCTTCTTCTTTTTCCAGCTTCTTTTCGATTTTTTTAATATTTTTCTTTTTCAGGGGTTCCCAGTTTTCTTTAGCATAATCCGTATAAAAAGTATGCTTATTTTTTAACATATCCAGATTTCCAGCATTCCATTCTTCATTGGAAAAACATCTTACATTCGTTAGTTCCCATTCTTTTCTCAAAGCATCAGAAATATCACTATAATCATGACCTGCAAAATGGCTGAAGTCAGCATCTTTTACAATTTTTTCCAGTAAATTCTGGGGTTCGTAATGAATTTTCGTAGCCAGAATCAGTTTTTCAACATCTGCAATATAGTTTTCAGGATAATTTTCCTGATGTAAAAAGGCTTTCATCACCTCCACACTTCTTTCTTCATGGTTCAGGGCACATTCTATATACCCTGTATCATGAAACCATAATGCAACAAGAACCTTTTCCTGATCCTCTTCAGAAACAGGAGTATTTTTCATGATTTCCTCAGCCTTATTAACGGTATAGGCAGTATGGATAAAATTATGATAAAAATATACTGAAGATAACTTATCTTTGAATAAGATTTCAACATAATTTTTAGCTTTTTGTAAAATGCTCATCCCTGAAATTTTGTTAATGTAAATTTATGAATTTATCCTTTAAAACTCATCTAAAAAATACTTCTATTGTTCTTCGAACGGTAATGTCCGCAGGAGCTCTTTATTCCTGTGCTACATATAACGTACAAAAGGGCAAAAACTTATTTGAAGTAAAAGATTCCGAAATAAAATCTGAAAGTGATTTTAAACTTTTTCTGATTGGAGATGCAGGAAATGCAGATGAACCTCAGGCACAAAAAACACTGAATTTACTGAAAAGTAAGCTGGATTCTGCCGACAGCAATTCTATGCTGATCTTTTTGGGCGATAATATCTACCCTAATGGTATGCCCAAAGAAACAGATAAAGATTATGCCCTGGCAAAACAAAAACTGGAAAATCAGCTAGCTATCACCAAAAATTTCAAGGGAAAAACATTAGTAATTCCCGGGAATCATGACTGGTACAATGGACTGGAAGGATTGAATACCCAGGAAGGACTGGTTAAAAAATATCTTGATGATAAAAAAGCTTTCCTTCCGAAAAATGGCTGCCCTATTGATGATATCAATGTTTCTAAAGATATAAAGCTTATTGCCATTGATACAAAATGGGTGATAGCAAACTGGGATAATTATCCTGGAATCAACAAAAACTGTAACATCAAAACCCGTGAAGATTTTTTCACCGAGTTTAAAGACCTGATCATTAAAAATCAGGGCAAAAAAATAATTGTTGCTTTACACCATCCTATCATCAGCAGCGGAACACATGCAGGTTTTAATTCTGCAAGATCTCATCTTTTTCCTTTAAAGAGTAAAATTCCTGTACCTGTAGTGGCCAGTGTCATCAATATATTAAGGAGTTCCTCAGGAGCCAGCCCCGAAGATATCAATAATCAACATTATTCAGATCTGGCCAACCGACTGAAAAGTATTGTTCAGGATAAGGAAAACATTATTTTCGTATCCGGTCATGATCATAATCTGCAATATCACGAAGATGGAAATTTAAGACAGATTATTAGTGGCGCAGGCTCTAAAACAGACCCGTCTACCATTGTAGAAAAAACAGACTTTTCCTACGGAGGAAGTGGTTTTGCGGTTTTAAATTTCAGAAAAGATGAAAGTACAGATGTTGAGTATTTTTCAACCAAAGATGCCCAACTTCAAAAGCTCACTCATATTTCCGTGATTTCCAAACCGGATGTATTCGTCAATAATTTCCCTAATTCTTTTCCTGCCACATTTTCTTCCACCATTTACCCGGTACAGCTAACTGAAAAAAGAAAGTTTTACCGCTGGCTTTGGGGCGATCATTACAGAAGATTCTACGGAATTCCTATTGAAGCACCAACCGCCAATCTTTCGGAATTGAACGGAGGGTATATTCCTTTCAGGGAAGGTGGAGGAAATCAATCCAACAGTTTACGACTGAAGTCTGCAGATGGACAGGAGTTTGTAATGCGCGGTGTGAAAAAAAGTGCGATCCGCTTTCTTAACAATATGGCTTTTCAGAAAAGTACATTAGGAGAAGAACTTGCAGATACATTTCCTGAGAAATTCCTGCTGGATTTTTACACAACCAATCATCCGTTTACCCCTTTTACGATTGGAAACATGTCGGAAAAGCTGGGTATTTTCCATAGTAATCCAAAGCTGTATTATATTCCTAAGCAGCAAGCTTTGGGAAGGTATAATGAAAACTACGGGGACGAAATGTACATGATTGAAGAGCGTTTTTCTTCAGATCCTAAAACATTGGCTTATCTGGATCATGCAAAAGATATCGTTTCTACAGATGATGTACTAAAAAATCTTAACAAAAGCGATAAATATTCTGTTGACAGAGAATCTTATATCAGAGCAAGGTTGTTTGATATGCTTATTGGTGACTGGGACAGACATTCGGACCAGTGGAAATGGGCAGAATATGAAGCGGGTGATAAAGTAATCTATAAACCTATTCCTAAAGACAGGGATCAGGCATTCAGTAAATATGATGGTGCAGCCTTCAAAATCATTATGAATGTTCCTGCCATTCGTCACATGAAAACCTTTACAGAAGATATCAGCAGTGTAAAATGGCTCGCTATGGAACCTTATCCGATGGATCTTGTGTTCTTAAAAGGGGCAGACCAGAATGAATGGGAAACCCAGGCAAAATATATTCAGGAGCATCTGACTGATGCGGATATTGATGAAGCTTTCCACAATCTTCCGAAAGAAGTGCAGGATGAAACCATCGATGAAATTCAGAGAAAACTGAAAATAAGAAAGACAAAACTACAGAGCTATGCCGCTCAGTATTATGATGTACTGCAGAAAAAAGTTCCTTTGGCAGGAACGGTAAATCCTGATAAGTTTGTCATCACCAAAAACGGACATTCCGTCCTTGTGCAGCAATATAAGCTGGGTAAGAATAAAGATCAGAATGAACTTGTTTTTGAAAAAACCTATCATGATTCAAAAACAAAGGAATTATGGATTTACGGACTGGAAGATGATGATACCTATGTAGTAACCGGAAGCGGAAATCCTAAAATGACGATCCGGCTGATTGGTGGATATAATCATGATACCTATAACGTTGCTGATGGAAGAAAAGTGAAGATTTATGATTTTAAATCTCAGAAAAACACCTATAATGCCGGTAATGCAACCAAGAATATTACAGATGATTATGACATTAACAGCTATAATTATAAGCATCCTAAATATAATTCCGTTGCAGGATATCCAAACCTGGATTACAACCCGGATGACGGTGTGATCGTAGGCGTCCTGGCCAATTACACAGTAAATAATTTTATCCGCGACCCATTTACTCAGAGGCACAGTTTAAAAGCTAATTTTTATACAGCTACAGCAGGATTTAGCCTTACCTACAAAGGAGTATTTAAAAAAGCCATCTCAGGCTGGGATATTAACCTTGATGCATTTTATACGACTCCAAGGTTCTCTCAAAACTTCTTTGGACTTTCCAATGAAAGTGAGTATGATAAGGAAGAAACAGAAAGAGAATATAACAGAGCCAGAATTTCCAAGTTCAACTTTGCTCCATCCATCTCTCAAAAGAGCTGGATGAATCTCAGCCACCAGTTTCAATTGACTTTTGAAGATAATAAAGTACAAAGAAAAGCTGGCCGTTTCATCAACCAGTCTCCGGACGTGAGACCCGGAGTATTCAACAGCCAGCAGTTTGTTGGAGCCAATTATACTTTTGGTTATAAAAATGCTGATAATACGGCCTTCCCTACTCTGGGACTGGAATTTATGCTGAATGCAGACTGGAAAGCAACTCTTTCTGATTTTAATAAGAATTTCGTAACGGTAAAAGGAAAACTGGCCATTGACCACAGGATTGATAAAAAAGGAAAATTTGTATTCGCCAATTCCAGCAATGTAATGTGGATCAATAACAATAATTTTGAATTTTATCAGGCTGCGGCTATCGGAGGTAATAATGGAATGAGAGCCTTCAGAAACGAAAGATTCTCAGGAAGATCCTATTTTACCAATAACTCAGAAATCCGATGGGATTTTGGAAGGGTAAGAAATAATATTGCTCCTGCCAACATGGGTATTCTTATCGGATATGATATCGGCCGTGTATGGAATGACCATGAAAATTCCAGAAAATGGCATCAGTCTGCCGGAGCTGGAGTATGGCTGAGTATTGTAGAAATGATGTCTGCAAGATTAAATTATTTCTATGGTTCAGATGGTGGAAGGATTTCTGCCGGAGTAGGAATGAAAT
Encoded here:
- a CDS encoding Pycsar system effector family protein; translated protein: MSILQKAKNYVEILFKDKLSSVYFYHNFIHTAYTVNKAEEIMKNTPVSEEDQEKVLVALWFHDTGYIECALNHEERSVEVMKAFLHQENYPENYIADVEKLILATKIHYEPQNLLEKIVKDADFSHFAGHDYSDISDALRKEWELTNVRCFSNEEWNAGNLDMLKNKHTFYTDYAKENWEPLKKKNIKKIEKKLEKEEEKKENKKEASEGKKEKEKSDRSVDTLFRVTLNNHTRLSDIADSKANILLSVNAIIISVCLSVLVPKLDAPKNSHLILPSFILLLSSVLTIIFAILSTKPNVTKSTFTSQDIANRKVNLLFFGNFHQMLFDDYNNAMKDLIKDRDYIYDSMVKDLYFLGKVLNRKYRLLSITYKIFMAGIIISVLSFGVAFLSL
- a CDS encoding metallophosphoesterase; its protein translation is MNLSFKTHLKNTSIVLRTVMSAGALYSCATYNVQKGKNLFEVKDSEIKSESDFKLFLIGDAGNADEPQAQKTLNLLKSKLDSADSNSMLIFLGDNIYPNGMPKETDKDYALAKQKLENQLAITKNFKGKTLVIPGNHDWYNGLEGLNTQEGLVKKYLDDKKAFLPKNGCPIDDINVSKDIKLIAIDTKWVIANWDNYPGINKNCNIKTREDFFTEFKDLIIKNQGKKIIVALHHPIISSGTHAGFNSARSHLFPLKSKIPVPVVASVINILRSSSGASPEDINNQHYSDLANRLKSIVQDKENIIFVSGHDHNLQYHEDGNLRQIISGAGSKTDPSTIVEKTDFSYGGSGFAVLNFRKDESTDVEYFSTKDAQLQKLTHISVISKPDVFVNNFPNSFPATFSSTIYPVQLTEKRKFYRWLWGDHYRRFYGIPIEAPTANLSELNGGYIPFREGGGNQSNSLRLKSADGQEFVMRGVKKSAIRFLNNMAFQKSTLGEELADTFPEKFLLDFYTTNHPFTPFTIGNMSEKLGIFHSNPKLYYIPKQQALGRYNENYGDEMYMIEERFSSDPKTLAYLDHAKDIVSTDDVLKNLNKSDKYSVDRESYIRARLFDMLIGDWDRHSDQWKWAEYEAGDKVIYKPIPKDRDQAFSKYDGAAFKIIMNVPAIRHMKTFTEDISSVKWLAMEPYPMDLVFLKGADQNEWETQAKYIQEHLTDADIDEAFHNLPKEVQDETIDEIQRKLKIRKTKLQSYAAQYYDVLQKKVPLAGTVNPDKFVITKNGHSVLVQQYKLGKNKDQNELVFEKTYHDSKTKELWIYGLEDDDTYVVTGSGNPKMTIRLIGGYNHDTYNVADGRKVKIYDFKSQKNTYNAGNATKNITDDYDINSYNYKHPKYNSVAGYPNLDYNPDDGVIVGVLANYTVNNFIRDPFTQRHSLKANFYTATAGFSLTYKGVFKKAISGWDINLDAFYTTPRFSQNFFGLSNESEYDKEETEREYNRARISKFNFAPSISQKSWMNLSHQFQLTFEDNKVQRKAGRFINQSPDVRPGVFNSQQFVGANYTFGYKNADNTAFPTLGLEFMLNADWKATLSDFNKNFVTVKGKLAIDHRIDKKGKFVFANSSNVMWINNNNFEFYQAAAIGGNNGMRAFRNERFSGRSYFTNNSEIRWDFGRVRNNIAPANMGILIGYDIGRVWNDHENSRKWHQSAGAGVWLSIVEMMSARLNYFYGSDGGRISAGVGMKF